One region of Sebastes fasciatus isolate fSebFas1 chromosome 1, fSebFas1.pri, whole genome shotgun sequence genomic DNA includes:
- the LOC141771922 gene encoding inhibin beta B chain: MKPSFLFLFLAPVVFQGLWVSGSPGCASCGLPPMEKDAEERLMIEIVKRQLLDKLHLKERPNITHTVPRAALLTALRKLHSGRVRQDGTLELENSIPTTKDQGYEIVSFADLNDETEGGDATSLGLTFQFLQERGQSIQVLQSSLWIYARSSEDPHRDSRLSARVFLSTEGGVSGSSNRTLVMEKMLEVQESNWHTFPITRTLQAFLDGGQRRLRLEVNCDEDGKNLCSLGAGSSDSPNQPFLVAQVRLRDDRSKHTLRKRSLSCGDNVSVCCKKDFYIKFKDIQWHDWIIAPEGYHMNYCMGQCPQHLAGSPGIASSFHATVFSQLKVNGINTAASSCCVPTERRPLSMVYFNSQHSIVKTDVPDMIVESCGCT, from the exons ATGAAGCcgtcttttttatttctgtttttggcCCCCGTGGTGTTTCAGGGTCTCTGGGTCAGTGGCTCTCCGGGCTGCGCGTCCTGTGGCTTGCCGCCGATGGAGAAAGACGCAGAGGAAAGGCTGATGATAGAAATCGTCAAGCGCCAACTTTTGGACAAGCTGCACCTGAAGGAGAGACCAAACATCACTCACACGGTTCCTCGGGCGGCGCTCCTCACTGCGCTGCGCAAACTCCACTCAGGGCGCGTCAGACAGGATGGCACTCTTGAACTAGAAAACAGCATACCTACTACCAAAGATCAAGGCTATGAAATAGTGAGCTTTGCAGATCTAA ATGATGAAACCGAGGGTGGTGATGCAACCAGCCTCGGTCTTACCTTCCAGTTCCTGCAGGAACGTGGCCAAAGCATCCAGGTGCTCCAGTCTTCTCTGTGGATCTACGCCCGCTCCTCTGAGGACCCTCACCGAGACTCCCGCCTCTCGGCCCGGGTTTTCCTCTCTACAGAAGGCGGGGTGTCCGGCTCCTCCAACCGCACCCTGGTGATGGAGAAGATGCTGGAGGTCCAGGAGAGTAACTGGCACACCTTCCCTATCACTCGCACCCTGCAGGCCTTCCTGGATGGAGGCCAGCGCCGGCTGCGGCTGGAGGTGAACTGCGATGAGGACGGGAAGAACCTTTGCTCCCTCGGAGCTGGCTCCTCTGACTCCCCCAACCAGCCCTTCCTGGTGGCACAGGTGCGTCTCCGCGACGACCGCTCCAAACACACGCTCAGGAAGCGCTCGTTGAGTTGCGGCGACAACGTGAGCGTGTGCTGCAAGAAAGACTTCTACATCAAATTCAAGGATATCCAGTGGCACGACTGGATCATTGCACCTGAGGGGTATCATATGAACTACTGCATGGGTCAGTGCCCACAGCATCTGGCTGGCTCTCCGGGCATAGCATCCTCTTTCCACGCCACTGTCTTCAGCCAGCTGAAAGTCAACGGCATCAACACAGCTGCATCTTCATGTTGTGTTCCCACTGAGCGCAGGCCACTCTCCATGGTGTACTTCAACTCCCAGCACAGCATTGTCAAAACGGACGTCCCTGATATGATAGTGGAGTCCTGTGGATGCACATAA